The Lactobacillus sp. CBA3605 genome contains a region encoding:
- the uvrB gene encoding excinuclease ABC subunit UvrB, with product MIDRVDNNQFDLVSEYQPTGDQPQAIQQLTAGLNAGEKEQILLGATGTGKTFTISNVIAQVNRPTLILSHNKTLAGQLYGEFKKFFPHNAVEYFVSYYDYYQPEAYVPSSDTYIEKDSAINDEIDKLRHSATSSLLERNDVIVVASVSSIFGLGDPTEYKNHVVSLRVGMTLERDALLRKLVDIQFDRNDIDFQRGRFRVHGDIVEIFPASRDDHALRVEFFGDEIDRIREIDALTGEVVGDRDHVAIFPATHFMTNDDIMEQAIDGIDAELADRLKTLTADGKLLEAQRLKQRTTYDIEMLREMGYTNGIENYSRFMDGRHPGEPPYTLLDFFPKDFLMVVDESHVTMPQVRGMYNGDRSRKQMLVDYGFRLPSALDNRPLKLAEVEQHENQVVYMSATPGPYEMDRTKHVVQQIIRPTGLLDPKIEVRPIMGQIDDLVGEINARVERNERVFVTTLTKKMSEDLTDYMKDLGIKVRYLHSDIKTLERTKIIRDLRLGKFDVLIGINLLREGIDVPEVSLVVILDADKEGFLRNERSLIQTIGRAARNEHGSVIMYADKTTVSMQAAMDETARRRQIQEQYNHDHHITPHTIKKSIPELIASTKATTDTGKKDDFLETDFDDMTHEQQLDMISKLEEQMKTAAKKLDFEQAATLRDTVMELKAQIS from the coding sequence TTGATTGATCGTGTCGATAATAATCAATTTGATTTGGTTTCTGAGTATCAACCTACTGGGGATCAACCTCAGGCCATTCAGCAATTAACGGCTGGCTTAAATGCGGGTGAAAAAGAACAGATTCTGTTAGGTGCCACCGGGACTGGGAAAACTTTTACGATTTCAAATGTCATTGCGCAAGTTAATCGGCCAACCTTAATTTTATCGCATAACAAAACGTTAGCTGGTCAACTATACGGGGAATTTAAAAAGTTTTTCCCACACAATGCGGTCGAATATTTTGTCAGTTATTATGATTACTATCAACCAGAAGCCTACGTGCCTTCCAGTGACACTTATATTGAAAAAGACTCGGCCATTAATGACGAAATTGATAAGTTACGCCATTCGGCAACGAGTTCATTGTTGGAACGAAATGATGTGATTGTTGTCGCTTCGGTTTCCAGTATTTTTGGGTTAGGTGATCCGACTGAGTATAAGAATCATGTGGTTTCTTTACGAGTGGGCATGACTTTAGAGCGAGATGCGTTGTTACGTAAACTCGTGGATATTCAATTTGATCGTAATGATATTGATTTTCAACGGGGACGTTTCCGGGTTCATGGTGATATTGTTGAAATTTTTCCAGCTTCGCGTGATGATCACGCCTTGCGGGTTGAATTTTTTGGTGATGAAATTGACCGGATTCGAGAAATCGATGCGTTAACAGGTGAAGTGGTTGGTGATCGGGACCATGTTGCCATCTTCCCAGCGACGCATTTTATGACGAATGATGACATTATGGAACAAGCAATTGATGGCATTGATGCTGAATTGGCGGACCGTTTAAAAACATTAACAGCGGATGGCAAGTTGTTGGAAGCCCAACGGTTAAAGCAACGGACGACCTACGATATTGAAATGTTACGTGAGATGGGTTATACCAACGGGATTGAAAATTATTCTCGGTTTATGGATGGCCGCCATCCCGGCGAGCCGCCATATACGCTATTAGATTTCTTTCCGAAAGACTTTTTAATGGTAGTTGATGAGTCCCATGTGACGATGCCACAAGTTCGTGGTATGTATAACGGTGACCGCTCACGTAAACAAATGTTAGTGGATTATGGTTTTCGGTTGCCAAGTGCGCTCGATAATCGGCCTTTAAAGTTGGCCGAAGTGGAACAACACGAAAATCAGGTCGTGTATATGTCAGCGACTCCTGGTCCTTACGAAATGGATCGTACGAAGCATGTGGTCCAACAAATTATTCGACCAACCGGATTATTAGACCCTAAGATTGAAGTGCGGCCAATTATGGGACAGATTGATGACCTAGTTGGTGAAATTAATGCGCGGGTTGAACGTAATGAACGGGTCTTTGTCACGACCTTAACCAAGAAAATGTCCGAAGATTTAACGGATTATATGAAAGATTTAGGCATTAAAGTGCGTTACTTGCATAGTGATATCAAGACGTTGGAACGAACTAAGATTATTCGTGATTTACGGTTAGGTAAGTTTGATGTCTTAATTGGGATTAACCTATTGCGTGAAGGGATTGACGTTCCGGAAGTGTCATTAGTGGTTATTCTGGATGCCGATAAGGAAGGCTTTTTACGAAATGAACGCTCGTTAATTCAAACTATTGGCCGTGCTGCACGGAATGAACATGGCTCGGTCATTATGTACGCTGATAAGACCACCGTTTCCATGCAAGCGGCAATGGATGAAACTGCCCGGCGGCGGCAGATTCAAGAGCAGTATAATCATGATCATCACATTACACCGCACACGATTAAGAAATCAATCCCAGAGTTGATTGCCTCGACGAAAGCAACGACTGATACCGGTAAAAAGGATGATTTCTTAGAAACAGATTTTGATGATATGACCCATGAACAACAACTCGATATGATTAGTAAGTTAGAGGAACAGATGAAGACGGCGGCTAAGAAGTTAGACTTTGAACAGGCTGCAACGTTACGCGATACTGTCATGGAATTAAAAGCGCAGATTAGCTAG
- the uvrA gene encoding excinuclease ABC subunit UvrA translates to MANDKIVIHGARAHNLKNIDVTIPRNKLVVVTGLSGSGKSSLAFDTLYAEGQRRYVESLSAYARQFLGQMQKPDVDSIDGLSPAISIDQKTTSKNPRSTVGTVTEINDYLRLLWARVGQPICPNDGTLIASQTVEQMVDRVQKLPERTKLQILSPVVRQKKGEHKKIFEKIKREGFVRVRVDNEVHDIGETFELNKNQQHTIEIVIDRIVVKSGERSRLFDSFEAALRLSGGYAIADVIGGDPILFSEHYACPVCGFTVGELEPRLFSFNAPQGACPDCEGLGVKLEVDEDLVVPDKSLTLAEGALAPWNPISSQYYPEMLKQACEQLSIPMDVPYEDLSKADRQTVLFGSEGQQFHFHYQNDFGGVRDVDAVFEGVINNVDRRYRETSSDFTRDVMRKYMTELTCQTCHGFRLNRKALAVKVGGQHLGTVSAEAIGDELDFFAQLKLSAQELVIAQPILKEIRDRLTFLQNVGLSYLTLSRAARTLSGGEAQRIRLATQIGSNLSGVLYILDEPSIGLHQRDNDRLIKSLKKMRDLGNTLIVVEHDEDTMRAADYIIDIGPGAGENGGEVMAAGTPKQVARSRKSLTGQYLAGKRFIPVPATRRPGNGKKIRITGAAENNLKQIDVDFPLGELVVVTGVSGSGKSTLVNDILKRALAQKLNHNSEKPGTYHSISGVKNIERLVNIDQSPIGRTPRSNPATYTGVFDNIRDLFAQTNEAKLRGYQKGRFSFNIKGGRCEACHGDGILKIEMNFLPDVFVPCEVCHGQQYNSETLEVEYKGKNIADILKMTASEAVKFFEPIPKIRRKLQTLVDVGLGYVKLGQPATTLSGGEAQRMKLASELHKQQSGKNFYILDEPTTGLHSEDIRRLIGVLERLVDAGNTVLIIEHNLDIVKSADHLIDLGPEGGAGGGQVLATGTPEAIAAVPESYTGQYLKSVLVRDAARQTTPVTK, encoded by the coding sequence TTGGCGAACGATAAGATTGTCATTCACGGGGCACGAGCCCATAATTTAAAAAATATTGATGTCACGATTCCGCGGAATAAATTAGTAGTCGTGACGGGACTATCCGGTTCCGGTAAGAGTTCGCTGGCATTTGACACATTGTATGCAGAAGGGCAACGACGCTATGTTGAAAGTCTGTCAGCGTATGCACGGCAATTCTTAGGGCAAATGCAAAAGCCGGATGTTGATTCAATTGATGGGTTAAGCCCTGCAATCTCAATTGATCAAAAGACGACGTCCAAGAATCCGCGCTCAACGGTCGGTACGGTCACTGAAATTAACGATTATTTACGTTTGTTGTGGGCACGGGTTGGGCAACCAATCTGTCCGAATGATGGGACGTTAATTGCTAGTCAAACCGTTGAACAAATGGTTGATCGGGTGCAAAAATTACCTGAACGGACTAAACTACAAATTCTATCACCAGTGGTGCGTCAAAAAAAAGGCGAACACAAAAAGATCTTTGAAAAGATCAAGCGTGAAGGTTTTGTGCGTGTCCGAGTTGATAATGAGGTTCATGATATCGGGGAAACCTTTGAACTGAATAAGAATCAACAACATACTATTGAAATTGTGATTGACCGTATCGTGGTCAAGTCGGGTGAACGCTCACGGTTATTTGATTCGTTTGAAGCGGCGCTACGTTTAAGTGGGGGCTATGCGATTGCAGATGTCATCGGTGGCGACCCAATTCTGTTTTCTGAACACTATGCTTGCCCAGTCTGTGGGTTCACGGTGGGTGAACTTGAACCACGGTTGTTCTCCTTTAATGCGCCCCAGGGTGCTTGTCCTGATTGCGAAGGCTTAGGTGTTAAGCTTGAAGTTGATGAAGATTTAGTGGTTCCAGATAAAAGCCTGACATTAGCCGAAGGGGCTTTGGCACCTTGGAATCCGATTAGTTCACAATACTATCCCGAGATGTTAAAGCAAGCTTGTGAACAGTTGTCGATTCCGATGGATGTGCCATACGAAGATTTAAGCAAAGCTGACCGTCAGACGGTCTTATTTGGTTCGGAAGGTCAACAATTCCACTTCCATTATCAAAATGATTTTGGCGGTGTGCGTGATGTGGATGCTGTCTTTGAAGGGGTTATCAATAACGTCGATCGTCGTTACCGGGAAACCAGTAGTGACTTCACACGTGACGTAATGCGTAAATACATGACAGAATTAACTTGCCAAACTTGCCATGGTTTCCGCTTGAATCGGAAAGCCTTAGCAGTTAAGGTCGGTGGTCAACATTTAGGCACCGTTTCAGCGGAAGCTATCGGGGATGAACTCGACTTTTTTGCACAATTGAAGTTATCAGCGCAAGAATTAGTCATTGCGCAACCGATTCTAAAAGAAATTCGTGATCGGTTAACGTTCTTACAAAATGTGGGCTTATCTTATTTGACGTTAAGTCGTGCTGCTCGGACCTTATCTGGGGGCGAGGCCCAACGGATTCGCTTGGCTACTCAAATTGGATCGAATCTATCAGGTGTGTTGTACATCTTGGATGAACCGTCGATTGGGTTACATCAGCGGGATAATGATCGGTTAATTAAGTCGTTAAAGAAAATGCGTGATTTAGGCAATACGCTAATCGTAGTTGAACATGATGAAGATACGATGCGAGCGGCGGATTACATTATTGATATTGGACCGGGCGCTGGTGAAAATGGTGGTGAAGTCATGGCCGCTGGGACGCCAAAACAAGTGGCCCGCTCCCGTAAATCATTAACGGGTCAATATCTAGCCGGCAAACGATTCATTCCAGTACCTGCGACGCGGCGGCCTGGTAATGGCAAAAAGATTCGAATTACTGGTGCGGCTGAAAATAATTTGAAGCAAATTGATGTGGACTTTCCCTTAGGTGAATTAGTCGTCGTAACCGGGGTTTCTGGATCAGGTAAGTCAACGCTGGTTAATGATATTTTGAAGCGTGCTTTAGCCCAAAAATTAAATCATAATTCAGAAAAGCCCGGGACCTATCACTCAATTAGTGGCGTCAAAAATATTGAACGCTTAGTTAATATTGACCAAAGTCCGATTGGCCGTACGCCACGGAGTAATCCAGCGACGTATACTGGCGTCTTCGATAATATTCGGGATTTATTTGCACAAACTAATGAAGCTAAGCTTCGCGGGTATCAAAAGGGGCGCTTTAGTTTCAATATTAAGGGCGGCCGTTGCGAAGCTTGTCATGGTGACGGGATTCTAAAGATTGAAATGAACTTTTTACCCGATGTTTTTGTGCCGTGTGAAGTTTGTCATGGGCAGCAATATAATTCTGAAACTTTGGAAGTTGAATACAAAGGGAAAAACATTGCGGATATTTTAAAGATGACCGCTTCAGAAGCCGTTAAGTTTTTTGAACCGATTCCTAAAATTCGACGGAAATTGCAAACCTTAGTGGATGTTGGTCTCGGTTACGTTAAGTTAGGCCAACCAGCAACGACACTATCTGGTGGTGAGGCCCAACGGATGAAGTTGGCATCAGAATTGCACAAACAACAATCTGGGAAGAATTTCTATATTTTGGATGAACCAACGACCGGATTGCATAGCGAAGATATTCGTCGACTCATCGGCGTTTTGGAACGCTTGGTGGATGCCGGCAATACAGTTTTGATTATTGAACATAACTTAGATATTGTTAAGTCGGCGGATCACTTGATTGATTTAGGGCCAGAAGGTGGCGCGGGTGGTGGTCAAGTCTTGGCGACTGGGACCCCAGAAGCAATTGCCGCTGTGCCTGAAAGCTATACTGGTCAATACTTGAAGTCAGTCTTAGTGCGAGATGCTGCTCGACAGACAACTCCGGTAACCAAATAA
- a CDS encoding S-ribosylhomocysteine lyase — MAKVESFALDHTKVLAPYVRKITVEHGAKGDAITNFDLRLVQPNQTAIDTAGLHTIEHMLAGLLRDRMDGVIDCSPFGCRTGFHLITWGEHSTEEVAKALKSSLEFIAGPAKWEDVQGTTIDSCGNYKDHSLFSAKEWSKLILSQGISSDPFVRQVVE, encoded by the coding sequence ATGGCTAAAGTAGAAAGTTTTGCATTAGATCATACGAAAGTTTTAGCACCCTACGTGCGTAAGATCACAGTTGAACATGGTGCCAAGGGTGATGCCATCACTAACTTTGATTTACGGTTAGTTCAACCCAATCAAACGGCGATTGATACCGCAGGGTTGCATACTATCGAACACATGTTAGCTGGGTTATTGCGTGATCGGATGGACGGCGTCATTGATTGTTCACCATTTGGTTGCCGAACTGGGTTTCATTTGATTACTTGGGGCGAACACAGTACTGAAGAAGTGGCAAAAGCCTTAAAATCTTCCTTAGAATTTATTGCAGGCCCTGCCAAGTGGGAAGACGTTCAAGGCACAACGATTGATAGTTGTGGGAACTATAAAGATCACTCACTATTTTCAGCTAAGGAATGGTCAAAGCTGATCTTATCACAAGGGATTTCTTCTGATCCATTTGTGCGTCAAGTGGTTGAATAG
- a CDS encoding argininosuccinate synthase, which yields MVKQNDKIILAYSGGLDTSVAISWLKDKGYDVVACCIDVGEGKDMAAIKAKALQLGAVSSYMIDAKQEFAAEYALIALQGHTLYEGEYPLVSALSRPLIAKKLVTLAKQEHAVAIAHGCTGKGNDQVRFEVAIHALAPDIKIEAPVRDWHWSREEEIDYAKKHNIPVPIKLNSPYSIDENLWGRANECGILEDPWEGAPADAFDRTNALADTPDTPTTLEITFEAGVPVALDGETLNLADLIVKLDKIAGEHGIGRIDHIENRLVGIKSREVYEAPAATVLLKAHKDLEDLTFERELAHFKPLIEQKLADTIYNGLWFSPLMDAMLAFLKQTQAVVNGVVRVQLFKGNVITEGRKSPNSLYDKNLATYTAADEFDQQAAVGFIKLWGLPTQVNAQVQAKAQADAQATQAHVE from the coding sequence ATGGTCAAACAAAATGATAAAATTATTCTTGCTTATTCAGGTGGATTAGATACGTCGGTTGCCATTAGCTGGTTAAAAGACAAAGGTTATGATGTCGTCGCTTGCTGTATTGATGTGGGTGAAGGCAAAGATATGGCAGCGATTAAAGCGAAGGCCTTACAATTAGGTGCCGTTTCGTCATACATGATCGATGCAAAGCAAGAATTTGCCGCCGAATATGCCTTAATTGCGTTACAAGGGCATACCTTGTACGAAGGTGAATATCCATTAGTTTCAGCCTTATCACGACCATTGATTGCTAAAAAATTAGTAACCTTAGCAAAGCAAGAACACGCGGTTGCCATTGCGCATGGTTGTACAGGTAAAGGGAACGATCAAGTTCGTTTTGAAGTTGCCATCCATGCTTTAGCGCCAGATATCAAGATTGAAGCGCCGGTCAGAGATTGGCACTGGTCACGCGAAGAAGAAATTGACTATGCTAAAAAACACAACATTCCGGTGCCAATCAAATTAAACAGTCCTTACTCAATTGATGAAAACCTTTGGGGCCGGGCTAATGAATGTGGTATTTTGGAAGATCCTTGGGAAGGTGCGCCTGCTGATGCTTTTGATCGGACCAATGCATTAGCCGACACACCCGATACACCGACAACTTTAGAGATCACGTTTGAAGCTGGGGTACCAGTCGCATTAGATGGTGAAACCTTAAATTTAGCTGATTTGATTGTTAAATTGGACAAAATTGCCGGTGAACATGGTATCGGCCGGATTGACCATATTGAAAATCGGTTAGTCGGGATTAAGTCACGGGAAGTCTATGAAGCCCCAGCTGCAACGGTTTTACTAAAGGCTCATAAAGATTTAGAAGATTTAACTTTTGAACGTGAATTAGCTCATTTCAAACCTTTAATTGAACAAAAGTTAGCCGATACAATCTATAATGGCCTTTGGTTCTCACCATTAATGGATGCCATGTTGGCGTTCTTGAAGCAGACGCAGGCCGTTGTGAATGGTGTGGTCCGGGTTCAATTATTTAAAGGAAATGTCATCACTGAAGGCCGGAAATCACCAAACTCATTGTATGATAAGAATTTAGCCACCTATACAGCGGCTGATGAATTTGATCAACAAGCGGCGGTTGGCTTTATCAAGCTTTGGGGACTACCAACGCAAGTTAATGCGCAGGTTCAAGCGAAGGCACAAGCTGATGCACAAGCGACGCAGGCACATGTCGAATGA
- the argH gene encoding argininosuccinate lyase produces the protein MSTKKLWGGRFTATGAKYVDEFGASIGFDQLLAAEDIAGSLAHVKMLKKTGILPANEVDQIVAGLEKLSEQLAAGELTFDTVNEDIHMNIEALLTAEIGPVAGKLHTARSRNDQVATDFHLYLKHQLPQVLDRLQALETVLVDKASENVETIMPGYTHLQHAQPISYAHYLLAYYQMFKRDMERFEFNQQHTDISPLGAAALAGTTFPIDREYSAKLLGFSAVYHNSLDAVSDRDFVLEFLSNAAILMMHLSRFCEELVAWSSYEFKYISLSDQFSTGSSIMPQKKNPDMAELIRGKSGRVYGNLMSLLTVMKAIPLAYNKDLQEDKEGAFDTVTTVLTSLHVFTGMLATLTVNEDRMAEATVNDFSNATELADYLANKGIPFREAHAIVGKLVLDGLQKHRPLQDIPLAEYQQISPLIEADVYHDLDAKVAVERRHSLGGTGFDQIKLELARARTQLAAYQSATNQD, from the coding sequence ATGAGTACGAAAAAATTATGGGGTGGCCGATTCACAGCAACCGGTGCCAAGTACGTAGATGAATTCGGTGCTTCGATTGGTTTTGATCAATTATTAGCTGCCGAAGATATTGCCGGTTCATTAGCGCACGTTAAGATGCTTAAAAAGACTGGTATTTTACCAGCCAATGAAGTTGATCAAATTGTCGCCGGGTTGGAAAAATTATCCGAACAGTTAGCGGCTGGTGAATTGACCTTTGATACGGTCAATGAAGATATTCACATGAATATTGAGGCATTATTGACGGCTGAAATCGGACCGGTAGCCGGTAAGTTGCATACGGCGCGATCGCGGAATGATCAGGTAGCGACTGACTTTCATTTGTATCTGAAACATCAGTTGCCACAAGTCTTGGATCGTTTACAAGCGTTAGAGACCGTGTTGGTTGATAAGGCTAGCGAAAATGTTGAAACGATTATGCCTGGTTATACGCATTTACAACATGCACAACCCATTTCTTATGCGCACTATTTATTGGCGTACTATCAAATGTTCAAGCGTGATATGGAACGATTTGAATTCAATCAGCAACATACTGATATTTCACCATTGGGCGCAGCGGCTTTGGCCGGGACGACCTTCCCAATTGATCGGGAGTATAGTGCCAAATTACTAGGGTTCAGTGCGGTTTACCATAATAGTTTGGATGCTGTTTCAGACCGGGATTTCGTGCTTGAATTTCTAAGTAATGCCGCCATTTTAATGATGCATTTATCGCGGTTCTGTGAAGAACTAGTTGCTTGGAGTAGCTATGAATTTAAGTATATTAGTTTGAGCGATCAGTTTTCAACGGGGAGCTCCATCATGCCGCAAAAGAAAAATCCTGATATGGCGGAATTAATTCGCGGGAAATCTGGTCGAGTTTACGGAAACTTAATGAGTCTGTTGACCGTGATGAAGGCAATTCCGTTGGCTTATAACAAGGATTTGCAAGAGGATAAAGAGGGCGCTTTTGACACGGTGACTACTGTGTTGACCAGCTTGCACGTCTTTACGGGGATGCTGGCGACCTTAACTGTGAATGAGGACCGGATGGCAGAAGCGACGGTTAATGATTTTTCCAATGCGACGGAATTGGCGGACTATCTTGCTAATAAGGGTATTCCGTTTCGAGAAGCGCATGCGATTGTTGGCAAGTTAGTGTTAGATGGGTTGCAGAAACACCGGCCATTACAGGATATTCCATTAGCTGAATATCAACAGATTTCACCGTTGATTGAAGCGGATGTGTATCATGATTTGGATGCTAAAGTGGCTGTTGAACGACGGCATTCCTTGGGTGGGACGGGCTTTGACCAAATCAAGCTTGAGTTAGCACGTGCTCGGACCCAGTTGGCAGCGTATCAATCAGCAACAAACCAAGATTAG
- a CDS encoding heavy metal-binding domain-containing protein has translation MTKILVTTTEQVPGQTYEIIGEVFGVTTQSKNLFRDIGASLKNVVGGEVKDYTKMLNEARTMSVERLRTNATALGADAVVMMRFDSGSIGTDIQSVVAYGTAVKFTTTV, from the coding sequence ATGACAAAAATTTTAGTGACGACCACGGAACAAGTTCCCGGCCAAACTTATGAAATTATTGGTGAAGTTTTTGGAGTCACAACGCAGTCTAAGAATCTTTTCCGCGATATTGGGGCATCACTTAAGAATGTGGTTGGTGGCGAAGTCAAAGATTATACCAAAATGTTAAATGAAGCGCGTACTATGTCGGTAGAACGATTACGGACTAATGCAACGGCGCTAGGTGCGGATGCCGTCGTGATGATGCGATTTGACTCCGGGTCAATTGGCACCGATATTCAATCAGTTGTCGCATATGGCACGGCTGTAAAATTTACCACCACGGTCTAA
- a CDS encoding HdeD family acid-resistance protein, protein MFNDHRWGFDWSEFMTGIVFFIAAYFVMKQPKAALLSLVFLFAIAAIISGITTIAGYTKLRRETGLRANFALVFAIIDILVGLLFLFHAPSGILVLGYVFAFWFLIDSIERLTVVSHLKVFGMGYYVLSLILDIASLALGILLIFNPMIAIISFNILVSVYFTIFGINAILIAFARRN, encoded by the coding sequence ATGTTTAATGATCATCGTTGGGGCTTTGACTGGAGCGAATTCATGACTGGAATCGTGTTCTTCATTGCTGCCTATTTTGTTATGAAACAACCTAAGGCTGCGTTATTAAGCCTGGTATTCTTATTTGCCATTGCGGCAATCATTAGTGGGATTACGACGATTGCTGGTTATACGAAGCTACGTCGCGAAACGGGGTTACGAGCTAACTTCGCCTTGGTTTTTGCGATTATTGATATTTTGGTGGGCCTGCTATTCTTATTCCATGCGCCTAGTGGTATTTTGGTCTTAGGGTATGTCTTTGCGTTCTGGTTCTTAATTGATTCAATTGAACGTTTGACGGTGGTTTCACATTTAAAAGTCTTTGGTATGGGATATTACGTCTTATCATTGATTTTGGATATTGCCAGCTTAGCATTAGGGATCTTGTTAATCTTTAATCCGATGATTGCAATTATCTCATTTAATATTTTGGTGAGTGTTTACTTTACGATTTTCGGGATCAATGCGATTTTAATCGCATTTGCTCGGCGAAATTAA
- the rapZ gene encoding RNase adapter RapZ, translating to MAESLQLVIISGMSGAGKTVAVQSFEDLGYFCIDNMPPALLPKFSELVEESGKINKVALVIDLRSRAFYDEIIDMLANLDNTDFVSTKIIFLDASNEELVSRYKETRRAHPLAMEGRIMDGVYKERDLLAPLKDRASYVIDTTTLTPRELRESIFDKFETNADETFHVEMVSFGFKYGLPIDADIVMDVRFLPNPYYIPALKGQTGLDQPVYDYVMEQPATEAFYQQFLGMLESIMPGYEAEGKTSLTIAIGCTGGQHRSVALTKRIGAALAKSYKVHISHRDIEKRKETVNRS from the coding sequence ATGGCAGAATCTTTACAATTAGTAATTATCTCTGGAATGAGTGGTGCTGGTAAGACAGTCGCTGTTCAAAGCTTTGAAGATCTCGGCTATTTTTGTATTGATAATATGCCGCCAGCTTTGTTACCAAAATTTTCTGAATTGGTTGAAGAATCCGGTAAAATTAACAAAGTCGCTTTGGTGATTGATTTACGATCACGGGCGTTTTATGACGAGATTATTGATATGTTAGCTAATTTGGATAATACCGACTTCGTGTCGACCAAAATTATCTTTTTGGATGCGTCCAATGAGGAATTAGTTTCACGCTATAAAGAAACGCGGCGGGCTCATCCATTAGCCATGGAAGGTCGAATTATGGATGGTGTGTATAAGGAACGAGACTTACTAGCACCGCTAAAAGATCGAGCGTCTTACGTGATTGATACGACCACGTTAACCCCACGCGAACTGCGTGAATCAATTTTTGATAAATTTGAAACAAATGCTGATGAAACCTTTCACGTCGAAATGGTCTCCTTTGGCTTTAAATACGGCTTACCGATTGATGCTGATATCGTTATGGATGTTCGTTTTTTACCCAATCCGTATTACATTCCAGCCTTAAAGGGCCAAACTGGGCTAGATCAGCCAGTCTATGATTATGTGATGGAACAGCCGGCGACTGAGGCTTTTTATCAACAGTTTTTAGGCATGCTGGAAAGTATCATGCCAGGTTATGAAGCGGAAGGCAAGACCAGCTTGACTATCGCAATTGGGTGTACTGGTGGACAGCATCGCTCGGTGGCGCTTACTAAGCGTATCGGGGCGGCTTTAGCGAAAAGCTATAAGGTGCACATTAGCCACCGCGATATCGAAAAACGGAAGGAAACAGTTAATCGCTCATGA
- the yvcK gene encoding YvcK family protein, with protein sequence MRKYTFKTQRPKIVVIGGGTGLPVVLNGLRKQAVDITAVVTVADDGGSSGIIRNYVNVVPPGDIRNVMVALSSLPHLYKDIFQYRFQGDDQFFAGHAIGNLIIAALTEMKSGVFDAVQELSSMMQVEGHVYPAANEALTLHGKFKDGSELVGEAEITAAHKSLDRVWVTDKDGQRPAAVQPVIDAIMAADQIVLGPGSLFTSILPNLTIDNIGRAVCESDAEVVYICNIMTQKGETDDFSDADHVRVLNRHLGEAFINTVLVNTEKVPDDYMDFHKFNEVSRQVSHDFRGLRDQGCKVISSNFLQLRDNGAFHDGDQVVTELMNLVGHSDILR encoded by the coding sequence ATGAGAAAATATACGTTTAAGACTCAGCGACCAAAGATCGTCGTGATTGGTGGGGGAACTGGGTTGCCAGTTGTCCTCAATGGGTTGCGCAAGCAAGCGGTTGACATCACGGCGGTTGTCACAGTGGCTGATGATGGGGGTTCGTCTGGCATTATTCGCAATTATGTTAACGTCGTGCCACCAGGTGATATTCGCAATGTCATGGTGGCATTATCTAGCTTACCCCATTTATATAAAGATATTTTTCAGTACCGGTTCCAAGGTGACGACCAATTTTTTGCGGGCCATGCCATTGGAAATTTAATTATTGCCGCTTTAACCGAGATGAAATCCGGGGTCTTTGATGCGGTTCAAGAATTATCCAGCATGATGCAAGTTGAGGGCCATGTCTATCCAGCGGCCAACGAAGCTTTGACGTTGCATGGTAAGTTTAAGGATGGGTCTGAACTTGTTGGTGAAGCTGAGATAACGGCTGCACATAAGTCGTTAGACCGCGTGTGGGTGACCGATAAAGACGGGCAACGTCCCGCGGCGGTTCAGCCAGTCATTGATGCCATCATGGCTGCAGATCAGATTGTATTGGGTCCTGGGAGCTTGTTTACGAGTATCCTGCCAAATTTAACCATTGATAATATCGGCCGGGCTGTATGTGAATCAGATGCTGAGGTCGTCTATATTTGTAATATTATGACCCAAAAGGGCGAAACGGATGACTTTTCAGATGCTGACCATGTCCGTGTTTTGAATCGACATTTAGGTGAAGCTTTTATTAATACAGTGTTAGTTAATACGGAAAAAGTACCGGATGACTATATGGATTTTCACAAATTCAACGAGGTTTCACGGCAAGTAAGCCATGATTTTCGGGGGCTCCGAGATCAAGGATGTAAAGTGATTTCGTCGAACTTTTTACAATTGCGTGATAATGGGGCCTTTCATGATGGTGATCAAGTTGTCACGGAACTGATGAACTTAGTCGGTCATTCCGACATTTTAAGGTAG